In the Primulina eburnea isolate SZY01 unplaced genomic scaffold, ASM2296580v1 ctg739_ERROPOS11973397, whole genome shotgun sequence genome, one interval contains:
- the LOC140822051 gene encoding transcription factor bHLH91-like codes for MYDQESACFDDFQASLQERLVQEQDDFSQAQIPNCDNNHNFSMEEQIQIHPDQNNQLISTQAEAAAVMEMEIRKQLDLEFQGTNNDNSNTTASHLIQEMVHNSNWHEMCSFNGDLNQYQYHPNITDIQNTIPDTPYPTTPDLLNMFPLPICSPSFLLNNPDSSAHKSSSFLASLGFLGELNPAVDVSFMASSSVVYDPLLPFNHPPQPPLLRELFHSLPHQGGGYALGIKNGSLFGGTVDEREHVNGVLYQDDNGGRHFENGVFEFSAGEIDCIMKISGKETKHFTNTEKHRRVLFSDKYQSLRKLIPNPTKNDRASIVGDAIDYINELKRTVNELKVLTEKKRCSKERLKRPKTEEKGRISMEGNESNSLGEMEQPYNNSSLRSSWLHRKSKNTEVDVRIVDDEVTVKLVQQKRINCLLYVSKVLDDLQLDLHHVAGGLIGDCYSFLFNSKICEGSIVYASAIANKLIEVVDKQYAAVPQTNSY; via the exons ATGTATGACCAAGAAAGCGCTTGTTTTGATGATTTTCAAGCTAGTTTACAGGAAAGACTGGTTCAAGAACAAGATGATTTCTCCCAAGCCCAGATCCCAAATTGTGATAATAATCACAATTTTTCGATGGAGGAACAGATTCAGATTCACCCTGATCAAAATAATCAGTTAATTTCCACACAAGCTGAAGCTGCTGCTGTTATGGAGATGGAGATTCGAAAGCAACTTGATTTGGAGTTCCAGGGTACTAATAATGATAACAGTAATACTACTGCTTCTCATTTGATTCAAGAAATGGTGCATAACTCAAACTGGCATGAAATGTGTAGCTTTAATGGTGATCTCAACCAGTACCAATATCATCCTAATATCACTGATATCCAAAATACAATACCAGATACTCCCTATCCCACCACACCTGATCTGCTTAACATGTTTCCGTTACCTATATGTTCTCCATCTTTCCTGCTTAACAATCCTGATTCATCAGCCCACAAATCTTCCAGTTTCTTAGCTTCGCTCGGTTTTTTAGGAGAACTCAACCCAGCCGTGGATGTATCTTTCATGGCTTCGAGTAGTGTTGTTTATGACCCTTTATTGCCTTTTAATCATCCTCCTCAGCCTCCGTTGTTGAGGGAGCTTTTCCACTCTTTGCCTCATCAAGGAGGAGGGTACGCATTAGGTATAAAAAATGGATCTTTGTTTGGTGGGACTGTGGACGAAAGAGAGCATGTTAACGGTGTTCTATATCAAGATGATAATGGTGGGAGGCATTTTGAGAATGGGGTTTTTGAGTTCTCTGCTGGAGAAATTGATTGCATTATGAAAATTAGTGGGAAGGAAACTAAACATTTTACTAATACTGAAAAACACAGAAGAGTTCTCTTCAGTGACAAGTACCAATCtttgaggaaattgattccaAATCCCACTAAA AACGATAGAGCCTCGATCGTGGGGGATGCTATTGACTACATAAACGAGCTAAAAAGAACTGTGAACGAGCTGAAAGTTCTGACAGAGAAGAAAAGGTGTAGCAAAGAGAGACTCAAAAGGCCAAAAACAGAAGAAAAGGGTAGGATATCAATGGAGGGAAACGAGTCAAATTCTTTAGGTGAAATGGAGCAGCCTTACAATAATTCATCACTCAGAAGCTCATGGCTACACAGGAAATCGAAGAACACTGAGGTCGATGTTCGAATCGTGGATGACGAAGTCACAGTGAAACTTGTTCAGCAGAAGAGAATCAATTGCTTGCTCTATGTATCAAAGGTTTTGGATGACCTTCAGCTTGATCTCCACCATGTTGCAGGAGGGCTTATCGGTGATTGCTATAGCTTTTTGTTCAACTCCAAG ATTTGTGAAGGTTCCATAGTGTATGCAAGTGCAATAGCCAACAAGCTTATCGAAGTTGTGGATAAACAATATGCAGCCGTTCCACAAACTAATAGCTACTAG
- the LOC140822040 gene encoding protein DETOXIFICATION 41-like, translating to MSMVSPETESLLRGPGRLVDLSSNAVEEILQDEHVALRWYCPLVLWESRLVWLLSWASITVSICNFMLSFVTLMFAGHLGALELAGASIANIGIQGLAYGIMLGMASAVQTVCGQAYGARKYSAMGIICQRAIILHLGAAILLSFLYWYSGSLLQAIGQSSEIAHQGQRFAHGLIPQLYAFALSCPVQRFLQAQNIVNPLAYIAIGVFLSHILLTWLVVDVLKYGLFAAALVLSVSWWILVILQLLYVLLSPSCRETWTGFSSEALRGIWPYFKLTVASAVMLCLEIWYFQILVFISGLLPNPTIALDSISICTNYWNWDLQLMLGIAMAASIRVGNELGAGHPLVSKFSVIVLNMTSILISILLSLMVLIFRHGLSKLFTSEAQVIQATSKLLPLLAISVLLNGIQPIRSGVAIGSGWQAIVAYVNIVTYYVFGIPIGCLLGFKTKLLAAGIWWGMIIGVFLQTATLIFLTARTDWNLEVAKAKERLRTSANREFDD from the exons ATGAGCATGGTCTCACCAGAAACCGAGTCCCTGCTGCGCGGGCCAGGTCGTCTTGTGGATCTGTCGTCCAATGCTGTCGAAGAAATCCTTCAAGACGAGCATGTGGCCTTACGATGGTATTGTCCGCTTGTGCTGTGGGAGTCGAGGCTGGTGTGGTTGCTGTCGTGGGCGTCGATCACTGTGTCGATTTGCAATTTCATGCTTAGTTTCGTGACGCTTATGTTTGCGGGTCATTTGGGCGCGCTTGAGCTTGCGGGAGCTTCTATTGCTAATATTGGTATTCAAGGCCTTGCTTACGGGATTATG TTGGGAATGGCTAGTGCAGTGCAAACAGTATGTGGCCAAGCATACGGCGCCAGAAAATACAGCGCAATGGGCATAATTTGCCAGAGAGCAATCATCCTACACCTCGGAGCAGCTATTCTACTATCGTTTTTGTATTGGTACTCGGGTTCACTCCTCCAAGCGATAGGTCAATCGAGCGAAATTGCGCACCAAGGACAAAGGTTCGCCCATGGGCTAATTCCACAACTCTACGCATTCGCGCTAAGTTGCCCCGTGCAACGGTTCCTCCAAGCACAAAACATCGTGAACCCATTGGCCTACATAGCGATAGGGGTGTTTCTATCGCACATTTTATTGACATGGCTAGTAGTCGATGTTTTGAAATATGGGCTTTTTGCGGCAGCTCTTGTACTTAGTGTTTCTTGGTGGATTTTGGTCATTTTGCAATTGTTGTATGTGCTTTTGAGCCCTTCTTGCAGAGAAACCTGGACTGGGTTTTCTTCAGAGGCTCTTAGAGGGATTTGGCCTTATTTCAAGCTCACTGTGGCGTCTGCTGTCATGTTATG TTTAGAGATATGGTATTTCCAAATACTTGTATTTATATCAGGCCTTCTCCCGAATCCCACAATTGCTCTGGATTCCATATCTATCTG TACAAATTACTGGAATTGGGACCTGCAGTTGATGTTAGGAATTGCCATGGCAGCAAG CATTCGAGTTGGAAATGAGCTGGGAGCAGGGCATCCACTGGTGTCGAAATTTTCAGTTATAGTACTGAATATGACAAGCATTCTCATCAGCATTCTTTTGAGCTTAATGGTACTGATTTTTCGACATGGATTAAGCAAACTATTCACAAGTGAAGCTCAGGTAATCCAAGCCACATCAAAATTGTTACCACTTCTTGCTATATCCGTCCTCTTAAATGGCATTCAACCCATACGCTcag GTGTGGCAATTGGAAGTGGTTGGCAAGCTATAGTGGCATATGTTAACATAGTTACTTACTATGTATTTGGAATTCCCATCGGATGCCTGCTTGGATTCAAAACTAAGTTGTTAGCTGCT GGAATTTGGTGGGGGATGATTATAGGTGTGTTTCTACAAACAGCGACTCTTATTTTCCTAACGGCTAGGACGGATTGGAACTTAGAAGTCGCTAAAGCCAAAGAGCGCTTGAGGACTTCGGCCAACCGGGAATTTGACGATTGA
- the LOC140822078 gene encoding aspartic proteinase CDR1-like has product MFLKSIFLVYLATISIIPLSVAQNLEPKTSGFTVDLIHRDSTEPPLQRTNNALRRSFDRMKRLNALKYSKKPETEIVTSPTGEFIMKYSIGTPLVTTFGIADTGSDLTWTQCPPCIKCFKQIIPLFYPKKSSTYRRIPCKDATCRDIQLGSCSKSRHNCLYSQGYGDGSTTEGELARDTLTLGSGTGKTASFPNITLGCGFKNSGIFGEDGSGIVGLGAGKYSLVGQLYPAIQGKFSYCLVPLSSETANSSKLHFGTEAVVSGAGVVSTPLELNTAEVPFYILKLQGITIGNQRFYVDDDEIASKPRSQEVNTIIDSGTTLTYLPYRLYNKVESVVKSTIKLKPVQDPLGVLDVCYYTPKDLKYSDIIVHFKGADVRLKTENAFVRTNHVTTCLAFKPSADFPIYGNLAQTNFLVGYDLQKRTVSFKPTDCGKS; this is encoded by the coding sequence ATGTTCCTTAAATCAATTTTCCTCGTTTATTTAGCTACAATTTCCATTATTCCATTGTCTGTAGCTCAAAATCTTGAACCCAAAACTTCTGGCTTCACCGTAGATCTCATCCACAGAGACTCCACAGAACCGCCTTTGCAACGTACCAATAACGCGTTGCGGCGTTCCTTCGATCGCATGAAGCGTTTGAATGCATTAAAATATTCGAAAAAACCCGAGACAGAGATTGTTACATCCCCAACCGGTGAATTTATTATGAAATACTCCATCGGCACTCCCCTGGTTACTACGTTCGGCATTGCGGACACCGGGAGTGATCTGACATGGACTCAGTGCCCGCCATGCATCAAATGTTTTAAGCAAATAATACCTCTCTTCTATCCAAAAAAATCATCCACATATCGGAGAATCCCTTGTAAGGATGCCACTTGCCGCGATATTCAACTGGGATCATGCAGCAAGTCTCGGCATAACTGCCTTTACTCTCAGGGATATGGCGACGGATCCACAACCGAAGGCGAGCTCGCCAGGGACACACTTACATTAGGCTCGGGTACGGGTAAAACAGCGTCGTTCCCGAATATTACATTGGGGTGTGGATTCAAGAACTCCGGCATTTTTGGCGAGGACGGATCGGGTATCGTAGGTCTCGGGGCGGGGAAATACTCACTTGTAGGGCAACTGTACCCTGCGATCCAAGGGAAGTTTTCGTATTGCTTGGTGCCATTGTCGTCGGAGACAGCGAACTCGAGCAAACTACATTTTGGTACCGAAGCTGTCGTCTCGGGTGCCGGGGTTGTCTCGACTCCTTTGGAGCTAAATACAGCGGAAGTACCTTTCTACATTTTGAAACTCCAAGGGATCACCATTGGGAACCAAAGGTTTTACGTGGACGACGACGAAATTGCTTCCAAGCCACGTTCTCAAGAAGTAAACACCATCATCGACTCAGGCACAACGCTGACGTATCTCCCATATAGATTGTACAACAAGGTGGAGAGCGTAGTTAAATCTACGATCAAGCTGAAGCCCGTTCAGGATCCACTCGGGGTTTTAGATGTGTGTTATTATACTCCAAAAGATCTTAAGTATTCAGACATTATCGTGCATTTTAAGGGGGCCGATGTGAGGTTGAAGACGGAGAATGCTTTTGTTAGAACCAACCATGTCACGACATGCTTGGCTTTTAAGCCATCGGCGGATTTCCCTATTTATGGTAACTTGGCACAGACGAACTTCTTAGTAGGTTATGATCTGCAGAAGAGAACTGTGTCCTTCAAGCCCACGGATTGCGGTAAATCTTAA
- the LOC140821964 gene encoding uncharacterized protein — protein MSSLTPGILQKLLQNVGNKDFKVAGEHRSALLQVISIVPSLEDDPWKTKGYYLRVSDSLHSAYVSVCNDDVELILSDKIQLGQFIYITRVDPSSPVPVLCGIKPIPKRRPCVGDPKDLISSDFLNAKKVERKVKSKRNVKKVVGNEDGIVRRLSFGNGRSGSMESKRLSLDSARKGWETSPSGKNGGKGASKVKPKDHLSRSDSNVSSISPLRAKNVIRSPNLLTKNTNKLSLEDLRKGSSISPLKNKNIVVSPKLPPIRNNTKSVKSLDCDSFPSLLNKVVLSSNKWSDSRIFWDLLPSSIHGLGKEVKSHRNTAFVSAVRSLEEASVFESVIQCISMFAELCDLSQRDSCEPLVEKFLDLHEHMTKAGSVIRTLMNTRTSETKEVYNSQNASLWVQAAVETCLPKFSLYTKGDEKATTNGEKHHCIVLEKTPVKPKTENHSPKDKQTYCINNCSNKTELKVKESSISKKRLSTTKRTNAEHEPFFPGSGLKPASILAENLLSSSRMWFFGYLEVSLKNGFGLKRGEDRSKIIGLLGHLKRVDQWLDGAFHYDARTNEKIESLRKKLYEFLLHHLDSSVSHR, from the exons ATGTCTTCCCTCACACCTGGGATACTGCAGAAACTCTTGCAAAATGTTGgtaacaaagatttcaaggtGGCTGGTGAACACCGCTCTGCCCTTCTTCAG GTTATAAGTATTGTACCTTCTCTGGAAGATGATCCATGGAAGACCAAGGGATACTATTTAAGGGTTTCAGATTCACTGCATTCGGCATATGTATCAGTATGTAACGATGATGTGGAGTTGATATTGAGTGATAAGATTCAATTGGGACAATTCATTTACATTACTCGGGTTGACCCGAGTTCCCCTGTCCCTGTTCTTTGTGGTATCAAACCGATCCCAAAGAGACGGCCGTGTGTTGGAGATCCAAAAGATTTGATTTCGAGTGATTTTTTGAATGCCAAGAAAGTGGAAAGGAAGGTGAAATCAAAGAGAAATGTGAAGAAAGTTGTGGGAAATGAAGATGGGATTGTTAGAAGGCTTTCATTTGGAAACGGAAGGAGTGGCAGTATGGAGAGTAAGAGGTTGAGCTTGGATTCGGCTCGAAAAGGATGGGAAACGAGTCCTAGCGGTAAAAATGGTGGTAAAGGGGCATCAAAGGTTAAACCGAAGGATCATTTGAGTCGCTCAGATTCC AATGTATCAAGCATTTCTCCTCTGAGAGCCAAGAATGTTATCCGCTCTCCAAACCTTTTGACTAAGAATACTAACAAACTCTCCCTTGAAGATTTACGAAAGGGTTCAAGCATTTCACCACTGAAGAACAAGAATATTGTTGTCTCGCCTAAACTTCCGCCTATCCGTAATAATACAAAAAGTGTGAAATCTTTAGACTGTGATTCTTTTCCTTCTCTTTTGAATAAGGTTGTTCTAAGTTCTAATAAATGGTCTGATTCAAGAATATTCTGGGATTTGCTTCCTTCTTCTATCCACGGCCTTGGAAAG GAAGTTAAAAGCCACAGGAACACTGCATTTGTCTCTGCAGTCCGTTCATTAGAAGAAGCATCGGTGTTTGAAAGTGTCATTCAGTGCATCAG CATGTTTGCAGAACTATGTGATTTATCTCAGAGAGATTCTTGTGAACCGTTGGTGGAAAAATTTTTGGACCTTCACGAGCATATGACCAAAGCTGGCTCAGTCATCCGTACCCTGATGAATACTAGAACTTCTGAAACAAAAGAGGTATACAACTCACAGAATGCATCATTATGGGTTCAAGCTGCTGTTGAGACCTGTCTTCCCAAATTTTCGTTATACACAAAAGGAGATGAGAAGGCTACTACAAATGGTGAAAAACATCATTGCATCGTGCTAGAAAAAACTCCAGTGAAACCCAAGACAGAGAATCATTCTCCTAAAGATAAGCAAACCTACTGCATTAATAACTGCTCAAATAAAACTGAGCTGAAAGTGAAAGAATCATCTATCTCAAAAAAGCGGCTTTCTACCACGAAGAGAACAAATGCTGAGCACGAACCATTTTTCCCAGGGTCTGGATTAAAACCAGCGTCCATTTTGGCTGAAAACTTACTCTCTTCTTCACGTATGTGGTTTTTTGGTTATTTGGAAGTTTCTTTAAAGAATGGTTTTGGGCTAAAAAGAGGTGAAGACCGTTCTAAGATAATAGGCCTTCTCGGGCACCTGAAAAGGGTTGATCAGTGGTTGGATGGTGCGTTTCATTATGATGCAAGAACCAATGAGAAAATAGAGAGTTTGAGAAAGAAGTTGTATGAATTTCTACTTCATCACCTTGATTCTTCAGTTTCTCATAGATGA
- the LOC140822228 gene encoding uncharacterized protein, with translation MARTRRTDQGDPHAQGDGGQTSRQDNVNNTGPNITLTPEELKRMMADAVALYAAGKEVSRPVTPPGDKQGDKQGHEEEQEQERREKEVTGEDEESSAGSKSPTMAEELSNLRQKMKVLEGQLEERSVARTILRGCPFADIIVREPLPGNFKSAKVKDYDGNADPEEHLARFENTAMLHCYTDRIKCKVFLTTLVDSAQRWFEGLASQSINSFQDFQRVFLHHFSSSKKYKKTAFSLFEVKQSPEESLRAYIKRFNRVALDVPSCATETKTTAFTQGLREGEFFKSLTKKVPGDFEDLLSRAEKYINMEEAQKQKREAVRKERGDRVSKPEKRGQKRGNPGHFSHHVPLKIAREREVQECSRDLAPDHQLARPEKTGFCALHKLGYHNTEDCKVLKGNYVAPSFPKPTINTQMSRVPPWASRQPGSSSQKGGVRNNSRTEPGRRRGPEPEQRKKSPPVVGTIKMISGGSTDGDSNRARKSRSRKECLEVEGMRGNEAVISFGPEDLKGVNLPHNDALVIQARVANYDILRVFVDSGSSVNVIFQDAFEQMDLQGYHLETVETALFGFAGHMVYPEGEIILPLTLGSHDLKKTVMTSFTVVNSPSSYNIILGRPAMNELRAVASTYHQKIKFPVGARVGEVRGDQPSSRKCYVEAVRADRSRFKREGKRVRTGERIVEEGEIHFVAEEEQEAVEVGPGQQIRVARDLSMTTRVSLIKCLKTNIHVFAWSQQELTGISPLISEHHLNIIPGSHPVKQKKRHFGPEKDRVISEQIKELLKAGHIREIQFPTWLSNVVLVPKSTGKWRMCVDFRDLNKACPKDHYPLPRIDQLVDSTSGYELLSFMDAYQGYHQIPLAKKDQDKASFVTSGGTFCYVVMPFGLKNAGATYQRLMDKVFEKQLGRNVEVYVDDILSKTWEVTTFIDDLEETFATLMQYGIKLNPAKCIFGVKSGKFLGFMVTDRGIEVNPEKVKSVLCMPSPQSVKEVQKLTGRIASLSRFISRSAHRSYPFFQILRKAQQFGWNDKCEQAFQDLKAHLAELPVLVKPEPGEKLFLYLSSTEHAVSSVLIKEEGSDQKPIYYVSHALRGPELRYTEVEKIALALIVTSRKLRPCSSPNPKLGN, from the coding sequence ATGGCTCGTACAAGAAGAACCGATCAGGGTGATCCTCATGCCCAGGGGGATGGGGGACAGACTTCGAGACAAGACAATGTCAATAATACTGGGCCAAACATTACCCTGACCCCTGAGGAGTTAAAAAGAATGATGGCTGATGCCGTCGCGTTATATGCAGCTGGAAAGGAGGTCTCTCGACCTGTTACACCACCCGGTGATAAACAGGGTGATAAACAAGGACATGAAGAGGAGCAAGAACAGGAGAGGAGGGAAAAGGAAGTAACAGGGGAAGATGAGGAGTCTAGCGCCGGATCCAAATCTCCTACCATGGCAGAGGAATTGTCAAATTTACGGCAGAAGATGAAGGTCCTCGAAGGACAGTTGGAAGAACGAAGCGTTGCCCGAACAATCTTGAGAGGATGTCCGTTCGCAGACATCATAGTCCGGGAACCTCTTCCCGGGAATTTCAAGTCCGCCAAAGTAAAAGATTATGATGGCAACGCTGACCCAGAGGAACACTTGGCCAGATTTGAAAATACGGCCATGTTGCATTGCTACACTGACCGAATTAAGTGTAAAGTATTCCTAACGACGTTGGTGGATTCAGCTCAGAGGTGGTTCGAAGGCCTGGCATCCCAGAGTATTAACTCCTTTCAGGATTTCCAGAGGGTGTTTTTACACCATTTCAGTAGCAGCAAGAAGTACAAAAAGACTGCTTTTAGTCTTTTTGAGGTGAAGCAGAGTCCCGAGGAGAGTTTGCGGGCTTACATCAAAAGGTTCAACAGAGTGGCTCTAGACGTCCCATCTTGTGCCACCGAGACCAAGACTACTGCCTTCACCCAGGGTCTGAGAGAGGGTGAATTCTTTAAATCGCTAACCAAAAAAGTGCCCGGGGATTTTGAGGATCTGTTATCCCGGGCAGAGAAGTACATAAATATGGAGGAAGCCCAGAAACAGAAGAGGGAAGCAGTGAGGAAAGAAAGGGGAGACCGGGTATCCAAACCCGAGAAGAGGGGACAGAAGAGGGGCAATCCAGGGCATTTCTCTCATCATGTGCCTCTGAAGATTGCCCGAGAGAGGGAGGTGCAGGAGTGTAGTAGGGATTTAGCTCCGGATCATCAACTGGCTCGGCCAGAGAAGACAGGATTTTGTGCGCTTCACAAATTAGGCTATCATAATACTGAGGATTGCAAAGTTCTAAAGGGAAATTATGTTGCGCCTTCCTTCCCAAAGCccactatcaatactcaaatgtCTAGGGTGCCGCCGTGGGCATCCCGACAGCCCGGATCTAGTTCTCAGAAAGGAGGTGTGAGAAACAACTCTAGAACCGAGCCCGGAAGAAGAAGGGGGCCTGAACCTGAGCAGAGAAAGAAGTCACCCCCCGTTGTAGGGACAATTAAAATGATATCCGGAGGCTCTACTGACGGAGACTCCAATCGGGCAAGGAAGTCAAGAAGTAGGAAAGAGTGCTTGGAGGTGGAAGGAATGAGGGGCAATGAGGCAGTCATCAGTTTCGGCCCGGAAGACCTGAAAGGGGTGAATCTACCCCACAACGATGCCTTGGTGATCCAAGCCCGGGTGGCGAATTATGACATTCTGCGGGTTTTCGTAGATTCAGGCAGTTCTGTGAATGTAATTTTCCAAGATGCTTTTGAGCAGATGGACTTACAGGGCTATCACCTGGAAACAGTGGAAACTGCTCTTTTTGGTTTCGCCGGACACATGGTTTATCCAGAGGGGGAGATTATTTTGCCGCTGACTCTGGGCTCTCACGATCTAAAGAAAACAGTGATGACTTCTTTCACTGTGGTGAACTCCCCGTCATCATATAACATTATCCTGGGGAGGCCGGCTATGAATGAGTTAAGGGCTGTAGCGTCTACCTACcaccagaaaataaaatttcctgTGGGAGCAAGGGTAGGAGAAGTTCGGGGAGATCAACCCTCTTCTCGAAAGTGTTATGTAGAAGCGGTCCGGGCGGATCGGAGCAGATTTAAGAGGGAGGGGAAGAGAGTTAGGACAGGAGAAAGAATAGTGGAGGAAGGGGAGATCCACTTTGTGGCAGAAGAAGAGCAGGAGGCGGTGGAAGTGGGGCCGGGACAGCAAATCCGGGTGGCTCGGGATCTCAGCATGACCACCCGGGTAAGTTTAATTAAGtgtttaaaaactaacattCACGTATTTGCCTGGTCCCAGCAGGAGCTTACGGGGATTTCTCCCCTTATATCGGAGCATCATTTGAACATCATCCCGGGATCTCACCCCGTGAAGCAAAAAAAGAGGCATTTTGGTCCTGAAAAGGACAGGGTCATATCCGAACAAATAAAGGAGCTCCTGAAGGCAGGGCACATTCGGGAGATTCAATTCCCTACGTGGCTTTCCAATGTGGTTTTAGTACCTAAATCCACTGGCAAATGGCGCATGTGCGTAGATTTTCGTGATCTAAACAAAGCATGCCCCAAAGATCATTATCCACTGCCCCGGATTGACCAGCTGGTAGATTCCACTTCTGGTTATGAGCTGCTGAGCTTTATGGATGCGTACCAGGGGTATCATCAAATTCCCCTGGCCAAAAAAGATCAAGATAAGGCCAGTTTCGTCACctcgggaggtacattttgttatgtTGTAATGCCTTTCGGGTTGAAAAATGCAGGGGCCACCTATCAGCGTCTTATGGATAAAGTATTCGAGAAGCAGCTGGGGCGGAACGTAGAggtctatgtggatgatatctTAAGCAAGACCTGGGAGGTCACTACTTTTATTGATGATCTGGAGGAAACTTTTGCCACCCTCATGCAATATGGGATCAAGCTTAACCCGGCCAAATGTATTTTTGGCGTAAAGAGTGGCAAATTCTTGGGATTCATGGTCACAGATCGGGGAATTGAGGTAAATCCAGAGAAGGTGAAGTCTGTCTTATGTATGCCTTCCCCCCAATCTGTAAAAGAAGTACAAAAACTAACAGGAAGGATTGCTTCCCTTTCTCGATTTATATCCCGATCAGCACACCgaagttatcctttctttcaaatCTTGAGAAAGGCCCAGCAATTCGGGTGGAACGATAAATGTGAACAAGCCTTCCAGGACTTGAAAGCCCATCTTGCAGAGCTCCCGGTATTAGTAAAGCCCGAGCCCGGGGAAAAATTATTCCTATATTTATCCTCTACAGAGCATGCTGTCAGTTCAGTGTTGATCAAAGAGGAAGGCTCTGATCAGAAGCCTATTTATTACGTCAGCCACGCCCTAAGAGGGCCCGAACTCCGGTATACAGAGGTAGAGAAGATTGCATTGGCTTTAATCGTAACTTCCCGGAAGCTAAGACCGTGTAGTAGCCCAaatcccaaattgggtaattaa